From Plasmodium cynomolgi strain B DNA, chromosome 9, whole genome shotgun sequence:
aaaaaaaaatacacccaaacgaacaacaaaaaaaaaaataaataaataatgcgCAACATAAACGGCACAGTTTATGTTAATACCCTTTGTGTTACACCGCTTCGTCCAAGTGGTCACTCACCAACATGGGCACTCTTCTCTTAGCACCTCCTCCGGCCGCCTTTCCTCCGTTACACCATGTCTTCACTCGGGTGCTTCGCcaaatcttttattttgttcatcaaCGACATGGGTGAGTACATACTCTTCAAAATTTCGTTCGAAAATTTGGGatgatttttcttcatcaccAGGATGCGCAGTTTCTCAATTTCATCATCTCCCATCAAGGCTGCtcaggggaaaaataaaaaaaaaacagtcacGTGAAGAGACCCAATTGTGCTTATAACGTCCTGTGCAGCCACTGACAAAAAGGCGTCTGCCACTGGGACAACAGCGCAACGAGAAAAAGTGCACTGAAAGAAACGCCAATCGAAGGAGTTGTGTCTTTTATATTTGCTTCTCTCTTTGATTCTCTCCTTCCTTCTCTCCTTCTCccactctctttttttttttttccttttttccgtgTCAGATAGGGATAACTGGttacaaaaattatcttcaaaataatttttattcagaTGCCAAGCGTATGCTTTCATCatgtgcgaaaaaaaggaagaaaaaaaaaggagggactCTCTCCCCTTCGATTGGCACATCTCTGTAATTGCTCCTCTCCAAGCGCGTAACAACTGCATGCGGTGAGAAAAACGGTACCCTGAAGGCATACCACGAGCCACCATGTTACGCAGCGCTACGCCAAGCTTATTCAACGCTACGCCGAGCTTACTCAACGCCAGTGCACACACGCTTACCTCTATAATTCTGCacgagcagcagcagcgagGTGTACCAGTTCACTGTCAACACGTCGGGGTTGTTCAAAAATGAGACGAAGTAGTCCACACATTTTTCGATAAACTGCAGAGAAGAGATGAGAGGAGGGGAAACACGAAAGGGAATGATCATAAGTATAAAACGGGAAACGATGCAAAGAATCGCGATGCACCAAATGGGTTGGCCTAAAAAAACTCAGCTTCTTGGACCTCCATCTCGTAAgcacgtaaaaaaaacaagcgcCGCTCTCCTCACAACAGTCCTCACCTCTTTGGAGaatccatattttttattaaaaaaaaggcataaaaagTGTGAAATATTCGAGTTCCAcggaaaggtaaaaatttcCTGCAAGCATTGCGTTACTGAATTTATCGAGATGCTCATTTTCTGGACAACACTTCCGAAAATGGCTAGTTCCTTCTTGGTGCACTCCTaacatttggggggaaaaaacaaaaaagggatcgttttttttttttttccttttttttttgggggtttCCTTTGCGTGCGTTACACTTATGCGCCTTGACGAAGCATAGCGGGTAAGTGGGCagacacacacaaaaaagccacgtttcaaattttcgagatctaattttttctccaattgCGTTTTAATCAGTTTGGGGCAGTACAATTGTCATCATTATTTGTAATTTAGACAAAAACTAATCATCATGTTAAAACACGCCATTTCGTGGTTGCGAGCGCTGGGCGAAGGGGCGATTCATTCACTCGGCGGATGAAACACGCAGCGGGGTGAGGCAGCGCGATGAGGCAGCGGACGGGCGCACATAACGGCAAACCTACGCGCGTCTGCCCTAACATGCTACACACTCCGACTTACCCGACGCAGCAGGGGGTACAGCATCCCCCTCATCCAGGCCTTCGATTTGTACAAAGCCTTAATCAACGTTTTGTACAGAAACGTTtccagcttcttcttcctctcgaTATTGTCCACAATAATGGGCAACAGAATAAACTCGTagtatatacacacatcCTTTTCCTTCAATCCTGATGAAAAAAGTTTAGTAACTTCAAAGGTGGCTTGGGTGGTCCACCTTTTTGGCTTGGTCAGCAGCAGCAGGTCGAACCATCTCGGCGATTTCACCAGAACGGTTAGCGCCCTGTGTAACTTGCCCTTCTTGTAGTGGGCCAGTTCTTCGCCGATCGTTTCGTAGCACTTTTGGACCAGCGCGTCGAGCTTCTCCTGTTAAGAGGTGGGTGGGACGTACCCGTGGAAAAGGGGGCGTGTCAAATGGTGAAGAGGCGGCAAGTCAAATGGTGAAGATGCGGCGCGTCAAATGGTGCAGAGGCGAAGTGCTTATGCGAGCAAACACCTGGGCAACCCCAACCCCACaggttttattttattttatttttatttttttattatgttttattttttccttttttatttatttttcttttttgtgcccaGAATTCTTCTGCATAAACTCCTCAAATATTAAAAGACGTTTATGCCCTGATAATTGcagcaaatttattttcagcaattttattttcgcttttttttttataaaacgtACTGGGAgggagagaaacaaaaaaaaaaaaaaaacaaccagGGTTCTCATTCGCACCGCAAGCGTTCGTGTGCAGAGTTCACTGCAGACACAAAAGCGCCATCGATCGGTACtagtttttacaaaataaaattgctgctggggggaggggcgcCTCAAGTGTGCCGCTTGCACTGACCACTCTCTATCTTCACCACACTGTTTTCTTATCTGTgtggtaactttttttcctttttttcctttttttccttttttttcttttttttcttttcctcttccacAACGCGGCGAAGAAGTGTTGTTACCTGTTCGGATGGCTCCGCTTTGACCTCCTTCCCCTTGTCCAATTTGGCTCCCCTTTCAATTCCGTGgggatttattttcacatcCAGATCATCCAAAATGTTATTCGATTCATCCATCTGGTTTTTCTCGTGATGGTTTATCTGCTCGGCAGAAAACACCATTTTGTCCGCCATCACATTTTCCCGATCTGATACATCATCGTCGAATTTCTCCTCCCCTCCGATGTCGTCATCAAATTGGAGGAACTTATCAACCTGTTGTAATTTGCCACCATCGAGATCGTCACCACTGATACTATTGCCATAGTCTGAGTAGTCCAGatcctcctcattttgcCTATTCGCTagatttagaattttttgaacatcgtcttttcttttttttttagtttttttttcacttgccttatttcccttttttttttaaatattttgttctttgtgACTACGTTGTTTTTTAAGTCTTCTTCAAGCGTCCCTGTGtgcttgaattttttctttatttttaccttcGTCATTGGTGCAGGCGcgtgtgaaaaaaagggggagtcACTCGTAAGGGCGCAGTGGCCGCCTACACGTATCtctctctatatatatatacgtgtgtacgtataaatgtatatgccTGTGGTGTGCCGCTCTACTCTGCACACACTGGCGAATCACAAAGTTTGTGggtctttaaaaaaaggcccGCTCGGGCGGAAGAGCACACCACACGTAATTACGAAGGGCGAAAATGCAGAGGGGTGGTCGACGCAAGTTCTGTGTTACGCCGCCTTACATACGGAGGGAGGGCATCTTACAAAAGTAAAAcgttaaaatgtaaaagtaaaaaaaaaatttcacgaAATTGTGTGCTGTATATAACTTTGGAAggcttttcttccccttccagAAAAAATACTCAAAGCAACtgtgcaaaaattaaacatacaaataaaatgctGTAACAGGGATGCCTACACGGTGTGGCACTTTTTCGGCAAGCTGGTTCTCCCCATAAATGAAGAACAATCAGcactgcgaaaaaaaaaaaaaaaaaaggcaaatgcAAATGCAAACGCAAGAACTGCTACGTTAAGTACATACACGCTAAGCTGCAGATATACTTATATGTAAACACTTGCTTCGGTAATTCGCCacattacataaaaaagaaaagaaaaaaaaaaaaacttcaattGAACGATTAATGTATGTGGGCATACTTTTCCACCCAGTGGTATCGAACgattaaacaaattatatgGCGCGCACAAATGGTCGGTTAAAAAAGGTTCTTCGCTCCACAAGTTGGCATACTGGTGAAACGTAGATGCGGGGGTGGAGGAGTTGCCTGGGTCGTATCAACATGCGCAAGAACGTGTTCCAATCGTACGTACGTAAGTAATGGTACCATTACATACtattacatatatactaCTATTACATGCCCTTGTTGCGCGTTCCTACTTCCTCGCAACTGGCgaggggagaaaacaaaaggatGTCGCTTGAAAGGCGCAAAGGATTAAGCACAAACAAATGGAATCAAAgggaattatttaaattatacaaaaaaattaaattaaaaaatttggagtaattaaaaactttacaaaaaaaataagaaaaatgaaattaaaaaagaaatgcttaacaaaattttattttaaaaatataattattttttaaaaattttattttttattttttttccccctttttaagtggacttttatttttttgtaacgaCACTGTgatttggatttttttttttttttttaactagctttttttttttttttacaaaagtttttttttcctatataAACAGCTTTTTTGCATgaatggttttttttttttttttttttttgaactaaccaaaatgggatttccaaaaaaaaaaaaaatggcatagtTACATAAGTGGTCTAACTTGTTCACAATTTTCCCACCAAAAGTGAACCACCCGATGAACTACAAAACAGATTGGTGAtatttaaaaggaaacaaaaggACCCATTTGTCACTCTATATAATGTGTTACCCAcctgtgtatatatatgttccATTCTGCTGTTGTTTCTTGGGTGGGGTGGGGACCCATAAATAAAGTTTATCATCAAAGGATAGGTATGTTCCCCCACATGGCGATACTTGTTGGCAacttggtaattttttttttttctatgttaaCCGCCTTACGGCTAAATCAACACAGGTATATGAAATATGTCCCAACTTTGATACGCTGCGATGACGTGTGGAACTATTTCACCGAGTTGCGTTTTCAGTTCGGCCACAAAGCTTAACCGTTTGGAATTGCCAACATGTTATTGGAATTGGTGATAAGGCAAAACCACCCCAATCAAAAGAAACAATAAAGCACGTGAACAGATGATTTTACACCCACGCGGTGGCAGTTTATGCGTTTCACTCCAAAGTGGATAATAACAGGCTCTACGTTTACACTCGGACGGGTGAACGATCAAACTGTGCAGTTTGCTCATCAGGGAAATGAGCGTAAAATGGGGAGTCCTACACCCATTCTTGTTCGCGGGGGATACGTAACTGAAGGATCGCTCCTCTTgttaggaagaaaaatgttacCTTAAGTAAGGGCAAAACGTATGGGCATTCCATCCCTTTAATGGTGAACCTTTTTTGATTATTTCCATCACGACGTTCGAATGTTGttgtgccccctttttttttaacccgcTTTGCATTTGCGTAACAAGGGAATAGCAATCGCAATGCACATGGTTTACACACGCTTGGGAAGCATCAAGGAGGTAGGTGACTAACACCCTACTGTACTACACTTTCCACCTTTCCGGAATgcaccctccccccctctgcaTTGATCatcttattaattttattttctcagattgtataaaatatcatcaattacattttatattcaGACATATGCTTgtcaattatattaaaaatcatcacagaaaataaaattaaaaaagttattcaAGTGTCCTTTGGACGCTGTTCTTTTGGTTTAGTAATGCGGGGGAGGATTTTATATACGCGAAGGTGTGTCAACCTCATGGGGACACACCATACAAAGGggatatgcaaaaaaaagaaaaccttTTCACCAAAGCTTCACCTATGTGAATGAATACAAATAGCGTGAGCACAAACTGCGCGGTTATCCATCACATAGTTACGAAACTATTGCGTAtgttatgtatgcatgtcgAAATTTCTGCAAGCACCTGACTATCTTACACTTTACTTGATGACGCCCGAACGTATAGTGTAAGGTGTCGAGCACTAGCAAAAGGGGCTGCTAAGCAGGGGAAATCATTCCATCCATGTCAGTTTGTGGTTTCACACGTTGATCACTTCGAATGTTCACGCAGGTACATATGAACAAACacaaatgtaatttttgtcGCAAgtgatatttaaaaaaaaaacagcgctGTTGGGGGGAAAATCGTTTTAGCCCCCTTCGCAGAAAACTTGTTAAATGTGTTTTTCACGCGCGATGGGTGTTTTCCGCATGTTTTAGATGATTTGTGAAAGGGTGGCAAAAATGCACAGGAAAAATAAGCAGAACAATAAGCAATaagcagaaaaataaataatatgcagaaaaataagtgataagcagaaaaataaataataagcagaaaaataaataataagcagaaaaataaataatgagcagaaaaaaaaaataaaataaaaaggaaaacaaaaaataagcaaataaataaaaaacaaattaaaacaaatccaaattaaaaaacgttTCGCgcgcacgaaaaaaaaaaaaagccaattTTTCGCTAGCCACgaaaagtaaattttttttttacgcgcaGCAAAAGTGGCTTGGGTGCCTCCCCCGAATGACGCGGCAGAGGATACATCCCAACTTACCCCACTGATAACACCACGGGTGGAGGTACGATGCCGCAGCAGGCACGGGCGGATCGAGCGGGCGCCACTTTGAAGAGATAGTGGAATATATGTTATGTTGAGGTGATATATGATATGTGCCCTCcactccttttcttttcgaCCCTAAGGAGTTTTCCCTCCCCAAGGGGGGGGTGGTGGTACGGGAAAAAGTCCCCCACCGCGATTTTGGCTTCGCGCATTAACACGAGTTTATAAATGAAAGCGTGTGCAACGGGGCAGGGACGCTCATAAGGGCAACATAAAAACTCCGCagcacatgtatgtacatgagGATACATTTTAACAGCTGTTGATCTGAGTACCCAATGGTTAAATTAGCTCTTTCTCTTGGTCCTCCTTCCTCCTGGAGTTGTAACGAtgtggccttttttttttttttcgtagcTCCTCAGTGTTACCtccaacttttttctttcttgcATAAACACAAGGGGGGCATACCGGAAGAAGTGCATACATAATTGGTAAGGCGTATCACGGAGAGCATCTGCTCACatgttcattttcttttagcATCAATTCtcttgcgttttttttctttttcctgcCCAATTGGAGCGCCGcttaaattaaaacaaatcaTACGTACTCGTTTGCAacgaaaaggcgaaaaaaaaaaaaaaaaaaaagccgcTGAACGGTACGAATCAGCTGCTGCtggatgataaaaataaaaaatcgtaaTTTGGAGTATCCTCTCTAATTTATTCATTCCAACTTAGGGTTTATCTGAAAGTTTAATTTATTCCCCATTTGCTGTTACCTCCgtacgaattttttttaaactttttttttactttcacaaaatgggaaggaaaTCAACTATCAAGCCAGCGACTGGAATAGCAGGTAAGGTTTTTGCATACAGCGTGGATCAGTgcggggaggggaaaatgagCTGGGGGTCACACATACATATTCATGGGTGAGAATAATCGCGTGTTGCAAGTTCGCGTAAATTGGCCCAGCCCACATCGCCCATACGTGGCAACTCTGCACTGAACAGAAATGTACCCACCTTTTGCTCTTCGGCCATTTGCATTTACGTCAGAGCAAATACCATTAGGGTTAACCATAACCTTTTGGGTACCCCAATGTAGTGTTCCATTTGGAACCAATTCCAGGCATCCTTTTTCACATGCACCTGTGTAATATTGTGCATTTTGTTCTCCCCTTCTCATATAGTCGGTTTCAACAGCGGACATGTCGTCACCAAGAGGAACCTCAAGAAGAGCATCAAGAAGAAGGCAAAGTCATCAAAGTCACAAAGAAAAGAACTTATAAATGACGTCGTGAGAGAAATAACTGGATTTAGTCCTTATGAAAAAAGATTAATTGAATTGATAAAAATCGGTACCTCTGCTGCCACGAAGAGGAGCTTAAAATATGccaagaaaaaattgggtaCTCATAAAAGGGGCAAGGCCAAGAgggaagaaatacaaaaaattgtaattatgCAAAGAAGAAAGGCCGCAACGGAGAAGCACTAAGGGTGGGACcacaagaaggaggaaaaaaaaaggaaagaagagGGGTAGCAGTATGAGGAGCAACAGTATGAGGAGCAGCAGTatgaggagcagcaggatgAGGAGCAGGAGGCTGCCTTCCCTCACCGTCTATGCTACACGCAGAAATTATCCATTTCGTGTGaactttttcccattttatccTACCCCCGCGTATCGTCCAGaagcttcccttttttgggggcACCTCCACTGTTCTGTCCTGTTACATGAAGGCGCTTATGCATACGTGTATGAACgcgcatataaatatgcatatggcTCTtaattttccccccattttttactcccACTTTTGCCCATCCGTATACGTTCTTGGAATGATGCACAAAACCTACATTTCTGAATTACCTAccttttgcccattttttttttttttttttaaattccatGAATTTTTACACACGGATGCGCGAACATCGTTATGTCGCTCAAATAACTGAAAGGAAATTTTAATGCgggaataaaaaatcgaaagTGGAAAGATTTCTCCATGGTAAAATTAGCCAAGTGCACATAATGCCAACCGGCGTAAATGCCAAATGAGTGTTCCCCCATCGCACTGTTCCCAAACATGCAGCAAAGGCAAAGGTGTTGATTCATCCATCCCGTACGACGCCACCATGTAGCGTATCGCTGTTCCATTAAATTTCGTTATGCGGCAacgtatgtatgtaaaaCTGCGCTCAACATGAGATAGCTTCGGATTGAGTCCCCCTTTTAAGTGTCAGCCAAAAATTTCACCCCCTTTGGAAACTCACTGATGCCACATAAAGATGAAAAAGTTCCTTTGGGAGAATGGCGTGGTAAGTtgtgaaaagagaaaataagCAAAGCAGAACATGCGTTTCGTGttgcatatgtatgtttGGAGCCTACCCGTTGCATGGTCACTTTTTAGCAAAGCTGATAAAATAGCGCCTTGACTGCTTCGCTTCTTCgcttctttgcttcttcgcttcttcgcttcttcgcttctttactttttcgcttctcctgTGTTAATTCACAAATTGACCGACGCAATGtagtgtgcatttttttctttccctatGCCACAGGGGCTAAGCTGAACGCGTAATCGGGCCCTTGTTCGTCTGCGGGCCGGACGCTCGTGGGTTTCCTATCGCGAATGTTGCACATGTATAGAGTGATGCGCTTCTCAGCAGCGCGTTGTCCAGTGTTACCTCGCTCGGCACACGGTGCCCGCGCCGCTCCACCGCCGCTTCTCCTGGACAACGCTTCACAACgacaccgcttcaccgcttccccacTTCCCCACTTCAGAAAGTTTCCTTCGGCGTGCTGGGCATAATTTACGTCCTCTACCTGAAGCGGTTTATGATCCAGGAATGGGGGATAtaccaaatgaagaaaagggagaaagacATAACAACCAACaaaattcaaatttatgaagaccacgaaaatgtgaagcacATTTTGGATGAGGAGAAGAGCAAAACACACCGGAGGGCGTTCGACTATGGAAGGAAGAACTGAGCGACGAAGCAGGGGGATGAACTAACAACCCAAAATTGTTCCTCCttcgttttccattttagcGAAGCAAAAAGAGACGGAAAAGAAaggcaaaagaagaaaagaagctgCGTCGTAACGAATGTGTATTTGTTTTACAAGTGGAGTGAGACACCTCCCCTCGTTgtagttcccttttttttttcttccattcatgcccccctttttgatgTTATGAGGAATGGTCAATTTATCGAACGAGTCTCCATTATGAGGAAGCCATTATTGTGTGCAATTTGGCACATCCTTATACATCTCCATCTGAACGGCTAAGTCAACTTGTGTGTGCGTGTACACACGCCAGCCAtctttaaaacaaaatgtaacgTTTACCCCTTTTACGTTTTTATGGATCGAATTCGCCActcgtttcttttttgtttgctccAAATTGGTGCATGTTGTGGGACTCCCTTGTGAAGGGTTCCCTGTTAAGCAGCTCCtccacttttcttttccgttcCCTAAGTTGGCTTTACTTTGTTTGTTCCTCTCCCCATtgcctgacttgttcatatattttcccccctcatGTACACACCATTTGgtgcaaggaaaaaaaaaaaaacaactaaaTGGGAAAGCAAGCCATTCTCACTTCTTCGaggtatacaaaaaaaaaaaaaaaaaaaaaaaaaagtcgtaTAATCTGAACAGCAGCAGACGAAACgatcttccctttttttcgtgtcaCCAAtcacacatgtacatttgCGCATCGATCAATAGAACATGTTTCGCCGATTAGGCCTTGAGCATACCCGTATGCATGCACATTCGAGGAAAattcaacaaattgaaaatttaTCGCCTTCTTTGTGCCCTGTCCATTAATGCTTGCAGTTTTTACatggcggaaaaaaaaaaaaaaatgctaatgtTGCGAAGGTAAAAAGTTTGATGTGTTAGGGACTCGGTTGGCACAAAATATGCAAATTCAGCTTCGCAAGCACTGAATGCGttacaccattttttttttttttttcaccattcattttacccatttgttttttaattcttcggGTTTTGTTTGTTACCACTTTGGCTGTCACACCTGGCACAGCATGGAGCCGCCCCGCGCGTGACGAAGCCGCCACCCCCGCAGAGCTACACACGTACGTACACATGCGTTTGCTCACTCGTGTACGTATTGTATGAATGTGCACATCGCgttacgagaaaaaaaagaaacgccAAGTAGGCCAGGTAGACCAGACCAGGCAGGCGCCACTTCGCCCACTCCCTCGAAATGGTATCATCCGGAGGCGTCAGCGGCAACACCAAAATAGCCCGCTTTTCG
This genomic window contains:
- a CDS encoding bystin (putative), giving the protein VDKFLQFDDDIGGEEKFDDDVSDRENVMADKMVFSAEQINHHEKNQMDESNNILDDLDVKINPHGIERGAKLDKGKEVKAEPSEQEKLDALVQKCYETIGEELAHYKKGKLHRALTVLVKSPRWFDLLLLTKPKRWTTQATFEVTKLFSSGLKEKDVCIYYEFILLPIIVDNIERKKKLETFLYKTLIKALYKSKAWMRGMLYPLLRRFIEKCVDYFVSFLNNPDVLTVNWYTSLLLLVQNYRALMGDDEIEKLRILVMKKNHPKFSNEILKSMYSPMSLMNKIKDLAKHPSEDMV
- a CDS encoding 60S ribosomal protein L36 (putative), whose product is MGRKSTIKPATGIAVGFNSGHVVTKRNLKKSIKKKAKSSKSQRKELINDVVREITGFSPYEKRLIELIKIGTSAATKRSLKYAKKKLGTHKRGKAKREEIQKIVIMQRRKAATEKH
- a CDS encoding hypothetical protein (putative) — translated: MKKFLWENGVKVSFGVLGIIYVLYLKRFMIQEWGIYQMKKREKDITTNKIQIYEDHENVKHILDEEKSKTHRRAFDYGRKN